One Roseburia rectibacter DNA window includes the following coding sequences:
- a CDS encoding glycoside hydrolase family 88 protein has product MQLSEKTKNNLKGVMPITKEEREDALASACMQVKRVLPEFTTKFQNAYSENGFYRPIDNVEWTTGFWTGEIWLAYEYGGEDVLLKAAEIQMQDFLHRIEQKICVDHHDMGFLYTPSCVAGYKLTGSGTGKRAALLAADQLKSRFQEKGEFIQAWGAMGEPENYRLIIDCLLNVPLLYWASQETGDESYRQIADRHVHTTLENVIRPDFSTWHTFFFDPVTGNPDHGATCQGYRDGSAWARGQAWGIYGTALAYRYTKREEYKYIFRGVSKYYIEHLPKDLVPYWDLEFSDGDAQPRDSSSASIAACGMLEMAKYLYDEEAAFYRDLAEKFIGSVYRNYAVKDFEKSNGIVLHSTYSNRSPYNTCNPCGVDECNSWGDYFYMEALTRLQKDWQIYW; this is encoded by the coding sequence ATGCAGTTATCAGAGAAGACAAAGAATAATTTAAAAGGCGTTATGCCGATTACAAAAGAGGAGCGCGAGGATGCGCTAGCATCTGCCTGCATGCAGGTAAAGCGTGTTCTGCCGGAATTTACGACAAAATTTCAGAATGCATACAGTGAAAATGGATTTTACCGTCCAATCGACAACGTGGAGTGGACGACGGGATTCTGGACGGGGGAGATCTGGCTTGCCTATGAATATGGCGGGGAGGACGTTCTGTTAAAGGCGGCAGAGATCCAGATGCAGGATTTCCTGCACCGGATCGAGCAGAAGATCTGTGTGGATCATCATGATATGGGATTTTTGTATACACCATCCTGTGTCGCAGGTTATAAGCTGACCGGTTCCGGGACGGGAAAAAGAGCGGCGCTCCTTGCGGCAGACCAGTTAAAGAGCCGTTTTCAGGAAAAGGGAGAATTTATCCAGGCGTGGGGCGCTATGGGAGAGCCGGAAAATTACAGGCTGATCATAGACTGTCTGCTCAACGTACCGCTGCTTTACTGGGCGTCACAGGAAACGGGAGATGAGAGTTACCGTCAGATCGCTGACCGGCATGTACATACCACACTTGAAAATGTGATCCGCCCGGACTTTTCGACCTGGCATACATTTTTCTTTGATCCGGTAACTGGAAATCCGGATCACGGGGCAACCTGTCAGGGCTACCGGGACGGTTCTGCCTGGGCGAGAGGCCAGGCGTGGGGAATTTACGGAACGGCACTCGCATACCGCTATACAAAAAGAGAGGAATACAAATATATTTTCCGTGGTGTCAGTAAATATTATATAGAGCATCTGCCGAAAGATCTCGTACCGTACTGGGATCTGGAGTTTTCGGATGGTGATGCACAGCCGAGGGATTCTTCCTCCGCCTCCATTGCAGCGTGCGGAATGCTTGAGATGGCAAAATACTTATATGATGAGGAGGCGGCATTTTACCGGGATCTTGCGGAAAAATTTATTGGTTCTGTATACCGGAACTATGCGGTAAAAGATTTTGAAAAATCCAACGGGATCGTACTGCACAGCACATATTCGAACCGTTCGCCGTATAATACCTGCAATCCGTGCGGTGTGGATGAGTGCAATAGCTGGGGCGATTATTTTTACATGGAGGCGCTGACGAGGCTGCAGAAAGACTGGCAGATCTACTGGTAA
- a CDS encoding AraC family transcriptional regulator gives MEFYRINAQMLPKVNFVDETEIRPPYVHRKRRAGEQILYFIRHGEMHLLEDGKPLILKPGDVCLLDKDRTHEGTKATTCNYYYVHFMHGEMELVDAKEEEVARQQFERRRKAMAKEPCEPYGSYDESEIWLPKYWHIKKVTDQIHIDELIKQAIAEDYSTFENHKILCACRIQEALIEIARCFATAERERTAGGFPESYYKVQKIQEWLNASYAADISGERLEEEFDGNFDYMNRIFKRVTGQTIFQYLTAVRMEHAKRLIAQTTMHTGVIGQEVGYPDEYYFSKVFKRNVGMSPRAYADSLSKNKS, from the coding sequence ATGGAATTTTACAGGATAAATGCGCAGATGCTCCCGAAGGTAAATTTTGTGGATGAGACAGAGATAAGACCGCCTTATGTCCACCGGAAACGCAGGGCGGGAGAACAGATCTTATATTTTATCCGGCACGGGGAGATGCATCTGCTTGAGGACGGAAAGCCTCTGATCTTAAAGCCGGGGGATGTCTGTCTGCTGGATAAGGATCGCACGCATGAGGGAACAAAGGCGACGACCTGCAATTATTATTATGTACATTTCATGCATGGGGAGATGGAACTGGTCGATGCAAAAGAAGAGGAAGTCGCTAGGCAGCAGTTTGAACGCCGGAGAAAGGCGATGGCAAAGGAGCCGTGTGAGCCTTATGGAAGTTATGATGAGAGTGAGATCTGGCTGCCGAAATACTGGCATATCAAAAAAGTCACCGACCAGATCCACATTGATGAGCTGATCAAGCAGGCGATCGCGGAGGATTACAGCACGTTTGAGAATCATAAGATCCTCTGTGCCTGCCGGATACAGGAGGCGTTGATCGAGATCGCGCGCTGTTTTGCGACAGCGGAACGCGAAAGGACTGCAGGCGGGTTCCCGGAAAGCTATTATAAAGTCCAGAAAATACAGGAATGGCTGAATGCGTCTTATGCGGCAGACATTTCGGGGGAGCGGTTAGAGGAGGAGTTTGACGGCAATTTTGATTACATGAACCGCATCTTTAAGCGCGTAACCGGACAGACCATTTTCCAGTATCTGACGGCAGTCCGCATGGAACATGCCAAGCGTCTGATCGCGCAGACGACGATGCATACCGGGGTGATCGGCCAGGAGGTCGGCTACCCGGATGAATATTATTTCAGCAAAGTGTTTAAGCGCAATGTCGGGATGTCACCGCGCGCCTACGCAGATTCTCTGTCAAAAAATAAATCATGA
- a CDS encoding glycoside hydrolase family 2 TIM barrel-domain containing protein, producing the protein MIMNKTELLLSEGWKFHFGECEEAWYQGYDDRAFERVMLPHDWAVAYPFSKQYSSGTGYLTGGIGWYRLHFYLPEEYQGKSIRLVFDSVYKNSQVWVNSYYQGKHPYGYTGFSYDISGIAHFGEQENVVSVKVTHTDIADSRWYTGSGITRKVTLVVEEQVHPAEYGVTFVTEKLVADGRGLTAVQAAVSIRHEICNQTKEQKTCVVCTKLSDPQGTPVAEWKEQVQIPAGNTVSCSMHGTIRDPKCWSPEHPDLYGMETWYETTDEDGKKISYLADTQKVGIRVAEFDADRGFFLNGVPMKIKGVCVHHDAGCLGAAVTKEVWHRRLAKLKECGCNAIRCSHNPHMPELYELCDTMGFLVMDEAFDEWENAKNKWSTGHNVYPPKHQGYFEDFPEWHEKDLRAMVRRDRNHPSIILWSIGNEIDYPNDPYCHPSFMEMTGNNDANKPAAERQYDPAKPDMRRLLPIAEELSRIVKSEDKSRPVTMALAYPELSAKLGILEHLDVAGYNYKEQYYEADHRDFPQIPFLGSENGHSYEAWDAVKSNDYISGQFLWTGIDYLGEAHGWPIHGSGAGILDCAGFEKARYFRRKSLWCEEPQLYLATRLWSEESAEWIPCQENWNYKAGEKVIVMCYSNLPETAVFINGKEAGRQIGYNDDGAYRFEVLWEAGILEASGYDENGNIIEQERLLTTQNAAGIKAEVYQPEEIPFQETQKNGYLYQIALTLVDQNGQKVVWDDKKLRVAVSGAGMLAGIENGDLSDVTPYAENARKTKDGKLMIYVRRINRGKIRVEISETDSIAQKNCIAEKGGMHLEVEMD; encoded by the coding sequence ATGATTATGAATAAAACAGAACTGTTATTAAGTGAGGGATGGAAGTTTCATTTTGGAGAATGTGAGGAGGCATGGTATCAGGGATATGACGATCGTGCATTTGAGCGTGTCATGCTGCCGCATGACTGGGCAGTGGCTTATCCTTTTTCAAAACAATATTCCAGCGGCACCGGATATCTCACGGGCGGGATCGGCTGGTACCGGCTGCATTTTTATCTGCCAGAGGAATATCAGGGGAAATCGATCCGTCTGGTATTTGACAGTGTGTATAAAAACAGCCAGGTGTGGGTCAACAGTTATTATCAGGGAAAACACCCGTATGGTTACACCGGATTTTCCTATGATATCTCTGGGATCGCACATTTTGGGGAGCAGGAAAATGTGGTCAGTGTGAAAGTGACGCACACGGACATTGCGGATTCGAGATGGTACACGGGAAGCGGGATCACGCGGAAAGTCACTCTTGTGGTGGAAGAACAGGTGCATCCGGCAGAATATGGCGTGACGTTTGTGACAGAGAAACTTGTGGCCGATGGTAGAGGACTTACAGCAGTGCAGGCGGCAGTCAGTATCCGTCATGAGATATGCAACCAGACGAAGGAGCAGAAAACATGTGTGGTCTGCACAAAACTGTCTGATCCGCAGGGAACACCTGTGGCAGAGTGGAAAGAACAGGTACAGATCCCGGCAGGAAATACGGTATCCTGCAGCATGCATGGCACCATCCGTGATCCGAAGTGCTGGTCGCCGGAGCACCCGGATCTCTATGGGATGGAAACCTGGTATGAGACAACAGACGAGGATGGAAAGAAAATATCTTATCTTGCAGACACACAGAAGGTCGGGATCCGTGTGGCAGAATTTGACGCGGACCGGGGATTTTTCTTAAACGGTGTGCCGATGAAGATCAAAGGTGTCTGTGTGCATCATGACGCCGGCTGTCTCGGCGCCGCGGTGACAAAGGAAGTATGGCACAGACGGCTTGCAAAATTAAAGGAATGTGGCTGTAATGCGATCCGGTGCAGCCACAACCCGCATATGCCGGAACTGTATGAGCTGTGCGATACGATGGGATTTCTTGTGATGGATGAGGCGTTTGACGAGTGGGAAAATGCAAAAAACAAATGGTCCACGGGACACAATGTTTATCCGCCAAAACACCAGGGCTATTTTGAAGATTTCCCGGAATGGCACGAAAAGGATCTGCGCGCCATGGTAAGGCGTGACCGCAATCATCCGTCCATCATTTTGTGGAGCATCGGAAATGAAATCGACTATCCGAACGATCCGTACTGTCATCCGAGTTTTATGGAGATGACCGGAAATAACGACGCGAATAAACCGGCGGCAGAACGGCAGTATGATCCGGCAAAACCGGACATGCGAAGACTGCTTCCGATCGCCGAAGAACTTTCCCGTATTGTAAAGAGTGAAGATAAGAGCCGTCCGGTCACCATGGCGCTTGCCTACCCGGAGCTGTCTGCAAAACTTGGCATATTAGAGCATCTGGATGTGGCAGGCTACAACTATAAGGAGCAGTATTACGAAGCCGACCACAGAGATTTCCCACAGATCCCGTTTTTAGGGAGTGAAAACGGACACAGCTATGAGGCATGGGATGCGGTAAAATCAAACGACTATATCAGCGGACAGTTTTTGTGGACAGGGATCGATTATTTAGGGGAGGCACATGGCTGGCCGATTCATGGATCGGGAGCCGGAATTTTGGACTGCGCCGGATTTGAAAAGGCAAGATATTTCCGCAGGAAATCGTTGTGGTGTGAAGAACCTCAGCTTTACCTTGCCACAAGACTGTGGAGTGAGGAGTCTGCCGAGTGGATTCCGTGTCAGGAAAACTGGAATTATAAAGCCGGAGAAAAAGTCATCGTAATGTGTTACTCAAATCTGCCGGAGACAGCTGTTTTTATCAATGGAAAAGAGGCTGGCAGACAGATCGGCTACAACGACGACGGTGCATATCGTTTTGAGGTACTCTGGGAGGCAGGGATCCTTGAGGCAAGCGGTTATGATGAAAACGGAAATATCATAGAACAGGAGAGACTGCTTACCACGCAGAACGCTGCTGGCATCAAGGCAGAGGTCTATCAGCCGGAGGAGATTCCTTTCCAAGAGACACAGAAAAACGGATATCTCTATCAGATCGCGCTCACACTTGTGGATCAAAACGGACAGAAGGTTGTCTGGGATGATAAAAAACTGCGTGTGGCTGTGAGCGGGGCAGGTATGTTGGCAGGGATCGAGAACGGGGATCTGTCGGATGTGACTCCATATGCGGAAAATGCGAGAAAGACAAAGGACGGAAAGCTCATGATCTATGTGAGAAGAATAAACAGGGGAAAGATCCGTGTAGAAATTTCAGAGACAGACAGCATAGCACAAAAGAACTGCATAGCAGAAAAAGGAGGAATGCATCTTGAAGTGGAAATGGATTGA
- a CDS encoding MATE family efflux transporter: protein MKWKWIDADCTSVTTAEGTLTLKGLFIPLFIEQLLMNMTGTVNTLMLGHYADDAVAAVGAANQVIGFLYTFYAVFSGGASVVISHRLGAGDEKRASDAAFTSIVCGGAISLILGMILAFFAGAVMRPMQLETSVYEMAVVYFRICIGFSVLQGIISAISAVLRSYGKPKLAVTVSLFMNIVNAVLNYVVIFQPVKIVPEGVEGIAMANVASHGTALLLGVWFLFHCGLHLDFASKNLKTLSCVGGILKIGLPGGISSLSYSFSQIVSTSILAVLGTAALTAKIYVSSIVFYVYVTGMSLGLSTAILMGWMTGAKEYEKAYRLNQQVLKIAVSLNIVLSVLIFLCHRPLMHLFTQSEEIIGMTGVIFFIDIFVEIGRAFNHVEDNSLRGAGDVFFPMVIAVISCWGVSILFAYLLGIRLGMGLAGCWIAFMLDEMFRGSIFFIRFRSRKWTKKRI from the coding sequence TTGAAGTGGAAATGGATTGATGCAGACTGCACCAGTGTTACCACGGCAGAGGGAACGCTGACGCTGAAAGGATTGTTTATCCCGTTGTTTATTGAACAGCTTTTGATGAATATGACCGGTACGGTCAATACGCTGATGCTTGGGCACTATGCGGATGATGCGGTCGCGGCAGTCGGTGCGGCAAACCAGGTGATCGGATTTTTGTACACGTTTTATGCGGTATTCAGCGGCGGCGCATCGGTCGTCATCAGCCACAGACTGGGGGCGGGAGATGAAAAAAGGGCGTCGGATGCAGCGTTTACCTCCATCGTGTGCGGAGGTGCAATCAGCCTGATCTTAGGAATGATACTGGCATTTTTTGCAGGTGCAGTCATGCGTCCGATGCAGTTAGAAACATCGGTGTATGAGATGGCGGTGGTATATTTTCGCATCTGTATCGGCTTTTCCGTACTGCAGGGCATTATTTCTGCTATCTCCGCGGTACTGCGCAGTTATGGAAAACCGAAACTTGCAGTGACGGTATCTTTGTTTATGAATATCGTGAATGCAGTGTTAAATTACGTTGTGATTTTCCAGCCGGTGAAAATTGTGCCGGAGGGCGTGGAAGGTATCGCAATGGCAAACGTGGCAAGTCATGGGACGGCGCTTTTACTTGGCGTCTGGTTTCTGTTCCATTGCGGACTGCATCTTGATTTTGCATCGAAAAATTTAAAGACATTATCCTGCGTGGGTGGAATCTTAAAGATCGGACTGCCGGGAGGGATCAGTTCCCTGTCGTATTCCTTTTCACAGATCGTGTCAACATCGATCTTAGCAGTGCTTGGAACAGCGGCGCTCACCGCAAAGATCTATGTTTCATCCATCGTGTTTTATGTCTATGTGACCGGAATGTCACTCGGGCTTTCCACCGCGATCCTGATGGGATGGATGACGGGGGCAAAGGAGTATGAAAAGGCATACCGGCTGAACCAGCAGGTGTTAAAAATCGCGGTCAGCTTAAATATCGTGCTTTCGGTTCTGATCTTTCTCTGCCATAGACCGTTGATGCATTTATTTACGCAGAGTGAGGAAATCATCGGGATGACGGGAGTGATCTTTTTCATTGATATTTTCGTGGAGATCGGGCGCGCGTTCAACCATGTTGAGGACAATTCACTCCGGGGAGCGGGGGATGTGTTTTTTCCGATGGTCATCGCCGTGATCTCCTGCTGGGGCGTCAGCATTTTGTTTGCATATCTGCTTGGGATACGCCTTGGGATGGGACTGGCAGGATGCTGGATCGCGTTCATGCTCGATGAGATGTTCCGCGGAAGTATCTTTTTCATCCGTTTCCGCTCACGAAAATGGACGAAAAAAAGAATCTGA
- a CDS encoding LacI family DNA-binding transcriptional regulator, with translation MGSELNIYKIAQEAGVSPATVSRVMTKNARVSEEKRARVEAVIRKYDYRPNALAQGLIKTKTNVIGVLAADLVNPYYSSMVENCEKEIIARGYVPMICGTLSNPDLEVEYIQKMFDMRMDAIIIIGGKSDSLVTEPEYADLINRVAESIPVITTGKVEGGECCQVTIDEAEGMNQSMECLIGLGHRRIALIGGVEEMKSTYDKRIRYRSLLRKNGLTYRERYVINSNYSIEGGYQGFEALFQGNKTLPTAVIAINDYSAVGVMRSIKEHGLRIPEDISLISFDNTFIVDTVIPRLSSISYDYEAFGKLLVDTALDKIAGKEVPEVQKVTPTLIIRESVAELKR, from the coding sequence ATGGGCAGTGAGTTAAATATTTATAAAATTGCACAGGAAGCGGGAGTTTCACCGGCAACAGTGTCGAGAGTCATGACAAAAAATGCGAGGGTGAGCGAGGAAAAGAGAGCGCGTGTGGAAGCAGTGATCCGCAAATATGATTACAGGCCAAACGCGCTTGCGCAGGGACTGATCAAGACGAAAACGAACGTCATCGGTGTGCTTGCTGCAGATCTGGTCAATCCTTATTATTCATCCATGGTGGAAAACTGTGAGAAGGAGATCATTGCGCGCGGGTATGTGCCAATGATCTGCGGAACATTAAGCAATCCGGATCTCGAGGTAGAATATATTCAGAAAATGTTTGACATGCGTATGGATGCAATCATCATTATCGGGGGAAAATCAGACAGCCTTGTCACGGAGCCGGAATACGCAGATCTGATCAACCGTGTCGCTGAATCCATCCCGGTCATCACAACAGGAAAGGTGGAGGGCGGTGAGTGCTGCCAGGTCACGATCGACGAGGCGGAGGGCATGAACCAGAGCATGGAATGTCTGATCGGTTTAGGTCACAGGCGCATTGCACTGATCGGCGGAGTCGAGGAGATGAAATCCACTTACGATAAGCGCATCCGCTACCGCAGTCTGCTGCGAAAGAACGGTCTGACCTACCGTGAGCGCTATGTGATCAATTCCAATTATTCGATCGAGGGCGGTTATCAGGGGTTCGAGGCACTCTTTCAGGGAAATAAGACACTTCCCACGGCGGTGATCGCGATCAACGACTACAGTGCAGTGGGTGTGATGCGTTCCATCAAAGAGCATGGACTTAGGATCCCGGAGGATATTTCCCTCATCAGTTTTGATAATACGTTTATCGTAGATACCGTCATACCAAGGCTGAGCAGTATTTCCTATGATTATGAAGCATTTGGAAAGCTTTTGGTTGACACCGCATTAGATAAGATTGCCGGAAAAGAAGTACCGGAGGTACAGAAAGTAACACCGACTCTGATCATCAGAGAATCCGTAGCGGAGTTAAAACGGTAA
- a CDS encoding ABC transporter permease: MKKENGVAKQVGKKLNFWQKLWKYRVLTLMCVPAMIFFFAFNYMPLPGIYVAFVKYNYRDGIFGSKFVGLQNFEFLWESGKILSLTKNTILYNLAFILLGNLLAVVVAILLNEMRCKWFKKVSQTMMFLPYFISQVLVGVLVFNLLNYDTGFVNEILTKLGMEKWGPYSDPHVWPVLLVIIYLWQQTGYNSVVYFASICGIDAEMIEASKVDGANAFQRIRYILLPSLKPTVIILLLFALGGIVKGNFGLFYNIIGTNSLLYDTTDIIETFVYRATMTDFNFSTASAVGLYQSVVGFVIVMVVNYIVKKIEPDYSLF; the protein is encoded by the coding sequence ATGAAAAAGGAGAACGGTGTTGCAAAACAGGTTGGCAAAAAACTAAACTTCTGGCAGAAACTCTGGAAGTACCGTGTACTGACACTGATGTGTGTCCCGGCAATGATTTTTTTCTTTGCATTTAACTATATGCCATTGCCAGGAATCTATGTTGCGTTTGTTAAATACAATTACCGCGATGGTATTTTTGGAAGCAAATTTGTAGGGTTACAGAATTTTGAGTTCCTCTGGGAATCAGGAAAAATTTTATCACTGACGAAAAATACAATTTTATATAATCTGGCATTTATCCTTCTTGGAAATTTACTTGCGGTCGTGGTAGCGATCCTTTTAAATGAAATGAGATGTAAATGGTTCAAGAAAGTATCACAGACGATGATGTTTCTTCCATATTTCATTTCACAGGTATTGGTCGGAGTGCTGGTATTCAACCTGTTAAACTATGATACCGGATTTGTAAATGAAATCCTCACCAAACTTGGAATGGAAAAATGGGGACCTTACAGCGATCCGCATGTATGGCCGGTACTGCTGGTTATCATTTATCTGTGGCAGCAGACAGGTTACAACTCCGTTGTATATTTCGCATCCATCTGCGGAATTGACGCAGAGATGATAGAGGCATCCAAGGTCGATGGAGCAAATGCATTTCAGAGGATCCGTTACATATTGCTCCCGAGTTTAAAACCTACCGTGATCATCCTGTTACTGTTTGCATTGGGCGGCATCGTAAAAGGTAATTTCGGATTGTTCTACAATATCATTGGTACGAACTCCTTATTATATGACACGACAGATATTATTGAGACGTTTGTTTACAGGGCTACGATGACAGATTTTAACTTCTCGACAGCGTCGGCAGTCGGTCTGTATCAGTCAGTCGTTGGTTTTGTGATCGTTATGGTCGTGAACTATATTGTTAAGAAAATTGAACCGGATTATTCCCTGTTTTAA
- a CDS encoding carbohydrate ABC transporter permease, translating into MKKNNSNKVKLGASDKIVRGFGYVVITIYAVACVFPFLLILGSSFTAEEVIRAEGVQLIPKQFTLAAYEMVCKSGGIWKSYLLTIILTVVGTAIGLTIIAMTGYALQRKDFPFRNGISFYIYFTSLFSAGLAPYYLLMTQTYHLKDSYFAVLLPLMMSPWLIIMMKNFVKAIPHEITESGKIDGAGDMKIFVSLILPMLKPALATIGLFLALGYWNEWYQSSLFLSSKVDVKPLQYTLYEVVNKMDQLKNSVAGQYVSLADIPTEGIKMANAILATGPIIFLYPFVQKYFISGITVGAVKG; encoded by the coding sequence ATGAAGAAAAATAACAGCAATAAAGTAAAACTTGGAGCTTCTGATAAGATTGTACGGGGATTTGGATATGTAGTGATCACGATCTATGCAGTTGCGTGTGTATTCCCGTTCCTTTTGATCCTTGGCAGCTCGTTTACGGCAGAAGAAGTGATCCGTGCAGAAGGTGTACAGCTGATTCCGAAACAGTTTACACTGGCGGCTTATGAGATGGTCTGCAAGAGCGGTGGTATCTGGAAATCTTATCTGCTCACGATCATCCTGACGGTGGTCGGTACAGCGATCGGACTGACGATCATAGCAATGACAGGCTACGCATTACAGAGAAAAGATTTCCCGTTCCGCAACGGAATTTCTTTCTACATATATTTTACAAGCCTGTTTTCCGCAGGACTTGCACCGTACTATCTTCTGATGACACAGACTTACCACTTAAAGGACAGCTATTTTGCAGTTTTATTACCGCTTATGATGTCACCGTGGCTGATCATCATGATGAAAAACTTTGTGAAGGCGATCCCGCATGAGATCACAGAGTCCGGCAAGATCGACGGCGCGGGGGATATGAAGATCTTTGTTTCACTGATCCTTCCGATGTTAAAACCGGCACTTGCGACGATCGGATTATTCCTTGCACTGGGATACTGGAATGAATGGTATCAGTCATCACTTTTCTTAAGCTCGAAAGTGGATGTAAAACCGTTACAGTATACATTATATGAAGTTGTAAATAAAATGGATCAGCTCAAAAACTCCGTTGCAGGACAGTATGTATCGTTAGCAGATATCCCGACCGAGGGAATCAAGATGGCAAATGCGATCCTTGCAACCGGACCGATCATTTTCCTGTATCCATTCGTTCAGAAATATTTCATCAGCGGTATTACCGTTGGAGCCGTAAAAGGCTGA
- a CDS encoding ABC transporter substrate-binding protein — MKKRFKRLGAMLLAGTMLLGATACGGGSNSSTTGNAAKSENSASTTEAGGTTSSGDIDTSEHVVITYMVTGDKPDGQKAERLDEMLEKLNAILTEKVNAELEIYYIGWTDYLSNYNLTLAQMDGSVDLVGTASDWLDAWPNAKNGAFLELSEDMLKTYAPKTWESVSQDHWDLCKYNGSIYLIPEDNYAQWTNHGFIYRLDWAKEAGLTDGVKSWEDLTTYFKYVKEAYPDIIPWDSDGTQYAQMANGWITSHSNFVAIDGICSGALWGGTKDDLYTITTPAYTDTDMMVEYAKLMKEWDNIGVWKTDVLNNTASSNRDDYRIGRVAAEQHHTQTWTDLCSATPANTIYQDDPDAESGFFYFGEETGNVVALSITHGAMAVSAASKNPERALMVYDLLRNDEECYRLLCYGIEGVSYEINDEGLRTTPEGYNSDTDNINGMTNWWWGRNDDLEIRDATRNWDAIDKLYSEYDSLKIDYPYGQFVPEVDDIQSKIDNINEVYTNYTKQISYGKYQGTAEEIVAEMQSALKQAGIEEVTAALQEQFDALYK; from the coding sequence ATGAAGAAAAGATTTAAGAGACTTGGGGCAATGTTACTCGCAGGTACAATGTTACTTGGCGCCACAGCCTGTGGCGGAGGAAGCAATTCTTCCACAACAGGAAATGCAGCAAAATCGGAAAACAGTGCATCCACTACGGAAGCAGGGGGAACGACAAGTAGTGGTGACATTGACACATCCGAACATGTAGTGATCACTTATATGGTGACCGGTGATAAACCGGATGGACAGAAAGCAGAGCGTCTTGATGAGATGTTAGAAAAACTGAATGCGATCCTGACCGAAAAAGTAAATGCAGAACTTGAGATTTATTACATCGGATGGACCGATTATCTCTCCAACTACAACCTGACACTGGCACAGATGGATGGTTCTGTCGACCTTGTCGGAACTGCATCTGACTGGCTCGATGCCTGGCCAAACGCAAAGAACGGAGCATTCTTAGAGCTTTCCGAGGATATGTTAAAGACCTACGCACCAAAGACATGGGAGAGCGTAAGCCAGGATCACTGGGATCTGTGTAAATATAACGGCTCGATCTATCTGATCCCGGAGGATAATTACGCACAGTGGACCAATCATGGATTTATCTATCGTCTTGACTGGGCAAAAGAAGCAGGACTGACAGATGGTGTCAAGAGCTGGGAAGATCTTACAACTTACTTTAAATATGTAAAAGAAGCTTACCCGGATATCATTCCATGGGATTCTGACGGTACACAGTATGCACAGATGGCAAACGGCTGGATCACCTCCCACAGCAATTTTGTTGCAATCGACGGTATCTGCTCCGGCGCATTATGGGGCGGTACAAAAGATGACCTTTACACGATCACAACACCTGCATACACAGACACAGATATGATGGTCGAGTATGCAAAATTAATGAAAGAATGGGATAACATCGGTGTATGGAAGACAGACGTATTAAACAATACCGCTTCCTCAAACCGTGATGATTACCGTATCGGACGTGTTGCAGCAGAGCAGCACCACACACAGACCTGGACAGATCTGTGCAGTGCAACTCCGGCAAATACCATTTACCAGGATGATCCGGATGCAGAGTCAGGCTTCTTCTACTTCGGAGAAGAGACCGGAAACGTGGTAGCACTTTCCATCACACACGGTGCAATGGCAGTTTCCGCAGCAAGCAAGAACCCGGAAAGAGCACTGATGGTATATGATTTATTAAGAAATGACGAAGAATGCTACAGATTACTCTGCTATGGTATTGAAGGCGTATCTTACGAGATCAACGATGAGGGACTCCGCACAACTCCGGAAGGCTACAACTCAGACACAGACAACATCAACGGTATGACCAACTGGTGGTGGGGGCGTAACGACGATCTTGAGATCAGAGACGCTACAAGAAACTGGGATGCAATTGACAAACTTTACAGTGAGTATGATTCCTTAAAGATTGATTATCCGTATGGACAGTTTGTACCGGAAGTTGATGATATCCAGTCTAAGATCGATAACATCAACGAAGTATATACCAACTATACAAAACAGATCTCTTATGGTAAATATCAGGGAACTGCGGAGGAGATCGTTGCAGAGATGCAGTCAGCATTAAAACAGGCTGGTATTGAAGAAGTAACCGCAGCACTGCAGGAACAGTTTGATGCATTATACAAATAG